The region ACACGCGCTCCAGGCCGGCGAGCGCCCGAACGCAGATCCCGCCTTGATTGGTCGGGGCGCCGGGGTTGCCCTGAACGTGGACCACCCGGTCGCCGTCCCGGAACGCCACGACCCCGCAGTGGGCCGGGCACATGCGGCACACGGTGGGCGCAGGGTCTCGAAACTTGCGCAGGGTGCGCCCGGCGCCGGCGTTCCAGGGTTTCTGCGCGGAGCCCAGGAGGGCTCTCTTGTTGTCCAGGGCCAGCCCTGCGGTGCCGAAGGCGCCCGTCGCCAGGAAGGTTCGGCGGTCCCATCCGCTCACGGCGTCCACCTCTCGGGGGCCGTGCGGGCGCCCCGGCTTGTGAGGAAAGAAACGAGGCCGCATGGTAGAAGGGGTGCGGCGCGGGTGTCAACGGGGGGCGATGGCCCGGATCCAGCGATGCCCCCCGGAATCCGGGTCCGCGACCCCCGGGCTTCCTCCCAAGAGGCGCCTTCGTCAGGCTCCGCGGCGGGCGGGCGCGGCTTCGTAAGGGATGCCGAAGGCAAAGGTGCTGCCCCGGCCGGCGCGGCTGGTCACCCAGATGCGGCCCCCGTGGAGCTCCACCAGGTTCTTGGCGATGGTGAGCCCCACCCCCGAGCCTCCTTCGCTCTTCCGGGTGGGGGCCTCGCCCTGGTGGAATTTGAGGAAGATGCGGTCCACGTCCTCCGCGTGGATTCCCTTGCCCTGGTCCGTCACCTCCACCACCGCGTAGGCCAGGCCGCCCTTCTCGGGGGGGCAGTCCTCCTGGGGGCGCTCGGGCAGGCGGTAGGCCAGGCGGCTGGAGACGGTGACATTCCCTTGCTCGCTGAACTTGATGGCGTTGTCGAGCAGGTTGAAGAGAACCCGCCGCACGAGGGTGGGGTCCAGGGGAAGGGGGGGCACGTCGAGGGGCTCGAAGGCGAGCTCCAGCCCCTTCTCCCGGGCCCGGGGCTGAAGCGATGCGACGGCGGAGTGGATGAGCTCGTTGAGATCGGTGGGGACCGCTTCGAGCTCCACCGCGCCGCTCTCGATGTCCTTCAGGGAGAAGATGTTCTCCAGGATATGCTGCAAGTGCTTCCCGTTGGCCTCGATCAGCTCCAGGTCGATGCGCTGCTCGTGGGTCAGCCCTCCTGCCGTCTCCCTGAGCAGGAGCCCCGCGTACCCGATGACGGCGTTCAGGGGGGTCTTGAGCTCATGGTTGATGTTGTTGAGGAACTCGTCCTTGACCCGGTTTGCCTCTTCCAGCCGCGCATTTTGGACCTGGAGCTCTTCGAGCGCCTGCTCGAGCTCGCGGGTGCGCGCGTGGACGGCCTCCTGGAGCCCCTCGTTGTGCCGGGCGATCTCGGCCTTGGCCCGCTCCAGGCTCCGCGTGCGAGCGCGCACCCGTTCCTCGAGTTTGCGGTTGGCCTCCCGGAGATCCTGGAAGAGGAGCGCCTGGGAAAGGGCCACCGCCAGGTAGCTGGCCAGGATGGTCCACACGGGCAGGCGCCGGGAGTCCAGGGATCGGGGGGCCGGGTGGCTGAGGTTGACCACCCCCAGGGGTGCGTCCCGCGAGAAGAGGGGCAGGCACGCGATGCTCCCAACGGCCACCCCGCCGGTTCCCGGCAGGAAGCGGTCGTCGGCCCGGGCGTCCTCTGCGCTCAGGGATTCGCCCGCGGACAGGCAGCTCCCCGCCAGCCCCTCCCCCAGGCGAAACAACCGCCGCGGATAGCCTTCGAGCCCGAAGTAGGCGACCTGCTTGTCCTCTCGGCCCGCGGCGGCCAGGAGGTTGAGCTCCCCGGTCTCCGGGGACAGGAGCATGATCGACGCGTTGTGGGCCTGGGAGGCCTGGAGAAACAGGGGAAGCGCGTGGGTGGCCAGATCCTCCAGGCGGGTCGAGCGCTCGAAGAGGTGCCCGAGCTGGCGCAGGATGCTCAGCTCTTCGATCTTCAACTCCAGCTCCCGGGACGAGTTGCGAAGGGCCCGGACGTAGAGCTCCTTCTGGTGCTCCAGACGCTGGAGGGCGTCGGGGCTGATGGCGTTGCTGGCCGGCATCGGGCTCCTCGAGGTGCCCTCCCGGGCGAGGGAGGGGAGTGCCGGGGGAGAACGGTTCTGCCTCGCTCGTGCCCGGGCCGGGCCCGCGGGGTTGCCACGTCCCATCGACGCCGGGCCCGGGGTCACGAGATGGCGCGGTAGAACTCCTGCGCTTCTTCCCGGGCCCGGCCCTGGCGCTCCGCGAGAGCCGCCCGGATGCCCGGGGTCACGATCTCGCCCTGGGCCGGCACCGTTCCCCGGGAGACGGCGTGGGAAGCGGCGAGAACCTCCAGGGCAGCCTGGAGCTCGGCCCGCAGCTCACCTGCGTGGTGATGGCCCACCAGGGCCGAGAGCCAGGAGGGCAGGTTCCACTCTCGCAGCAGCTCCGCACCCGCCTGGGCGTGGTCTCGCCCGAAGCGGGCGATCTCCCGCTCCCGGAGCTCCCCGGCGGTGGCGGCCTCCTCCAGGTCCGTGCCGTAGCCCTCCCCGGCCTCGGCCAGAAACAGGATCTTTCCCACGTCGTGGAGCAGGCCGGCCAGGAACAGGGCGTCGGGGGCGGCCCGGAGAACCTGCCCCGGCAGGAGCCGCGCCGCGTGGCGGCACATGAGGCCGCACACGTAGGAGTGCACCCACACCTCCTCCACCGGCGCCGGCAACCGGGTACCGCGCCACGCCCGAAGGAGCGTCGTACCCAGGGAAACCGCCTGCACGGTGACCTCCCCCAACAGGACCACCGAGCGCTGCACCGAGTCCACCCGGCCCAGGAAACCGAAGTAGGCCGAGTTGGCCAATCGCAGGACGCGGGCCGACAGACCGGGGTCCATCTCGAGCACCGCCGCCACCTGCTCGGGGGTGTAGTCCTTCTCCGCGTACAGAGCCAGGAGCCGGGCCACCACCGCCGAGAGGGCAGGGAGGGGACGGTCCGCGAAGGCGCGGTCTGCGGCCTGGGGCATCAGTTGGGACGGCCGGCCTCGGCGGCTCGCGGCAGGTGGATGCGAAAGCTGGTGCCCAGGTCCACCGTGCTGTGAACCGCGATGCGGCCGCCCAGGTCGTCGAGGATCTGCTTGACGATATAGAGTCCCAGGCCGGTGCCCTGGCCCCGGGGTTTGGTGGTGAAGAACGGGGTGAAGAGGCGGTCCTGGTAGTCGGTGTGGATGCCGGTGCCGTTGTCGATGACCGCGACCCAAACGAAACCGTCGCTCTCGGCGCCGGCCTCCAGCTGGACCGTCCCGGTGAAACCGGGCTCGCACGTCGGCGCCGTCTGGCGGCTCTCCACGGCCTGGGCCGCGTTGCGCAGCAGGTTGAGGAAGACGTGGTGGAGCTGGCTCTCGCTGGCCCATACGGCCGGGAGATCCGCCTGCACGCGCCGGATCACCTGGACCTCGCGCGAGCGAAACTCGTGCTCCGAGAGCAGGACCGCCTCGTCGAGAACCCTTCCCAGATCCACGGCGCGCCGGGCGGTCTCCGAGGGCCGGGCGAAGCTGGAGAGGGCCTCGGCCAGGCGCTGGATCCTCTCGGCGTTGCGGCCCACCAGTTCGAGATTCTGGCGCTGACGGCCCGCCTGGGGGGAGTCTCGCAAGAGCATCTGCACCGCGAACGAGATGCTCGAGAGGGGATTGTTGAGCTCGTGGGCGATGCTGGCGGCCATCTCTCCCAGGCTCGCCAGCTTGTCCTTGTGGCAGATCTGCTCGTGGGACAGCTTGAGTTGGCCGATGCTCGACTCCAGCCGGTCGACGAGCTTGCGGTTGTGCTCCCGCAGGTAGAAGCGTTCCTCGGCGGCCGGCACCTTCTCGCGGCGGCCGAGGATGTACTCCTTGACCCGGTCTGAAAACGAGTGGATGTCGATGGGCTTGGGGATGTACCCGTCACAACCGGCGGAGAGGGAGCGCTTTCGGTCCCCCTTGAGGGTGTTGACGGTGACGGCGATGATCGGGATGTGGTCGAACCCCTGGATGGCCTTGAGCTTGGTGGCCGCCTCGTAGCCGTCCATCCCGGGCAGGTTGATGTCG is a window of Thermodesulfobacteriota bacterium DNA encoding:
- a CDS encoding GAF domain-containing sensor histidine kinase, giving the protein MPASNAISPDALQRLEHQKELYVRALRNSSRELELKIEELSILRQLGHLFERSTRLEDLATHALPLFLQASQAHNASIMLLSPETGELNLLAAAGREDKQVAYFGLEGYPRRLFRLGEGLAGSCLSAGESLSAEDARADDRFLPGTGGVAVGSIACLPLFSRDAPLGVVNLSHPAPRSLDSRRLPVWTILASYLAVALSQALLFQDLREANRKLEERVRARTRSLERAKAEIARHNEGLQEAVHARTRELEQALEELQVQNARLEEANRVKDEFLNNINHELKTPLNAVIGYAGLLLRETAGGLTHEQRIDLELIEANGKHLQHILENIFSLKDIESGAVELEAVPTDLNELIHSAVASLQPRAREKGLELAFEPLDVPPLPLDPTLVRRVLFNLLDNAIKFSEQGNVTVSSRLAYRLPERPQEDCPPEKGGLAYAVVEVTDQGKGIHAEDVDRIFLKFHQGEAPTRKSEGGSGVGLTIAKNLVELHGGRIWVTSRAGRGSTFAFGIPYEAAPARRGA
- a CDS encoding HDOD domain-containing protein, which codes for MPQAADRAFADRPLPALSAVVARLLALYAEKDYTPEQVAAVLEMDPGLSARVLRLANSAYFGFLGRVDSVQRSVVLLGEVTVQAVSLGTTLLRAWRGTRLPAPVEEVWVHSYVCGLMCRHAARLLPGQVLRAAPDALFLAGLLHDVGKILFLAEAGEGYGTDLEEAATAGELREREIARFGRDHAQAGAELLREWNLPSWLSALVGHHHAGELRAELQAALEVLAASHAVSRGTVPAQGEIVTPGIRAALAERQGRAREEAQEFYRAIS
- a CDS encoding ATP-binding protein, which encodes MESTRTILYIEDNPANYRLVERLLHDEGFEVLHAKDGFEGVQRAIQERDRLELILLDINLPGMDGYEAATKLKAIQGFDHIPIIAVTVNTLKGDRKRSLSAGCDGYIPKPIDIHSFSDRVKEYILGRREKVPAAEERFYLREHNRKLVDRLESSIGQLKLSHEQICHKDKLASLGEMAASIAHELNNPLSSISFAVQMLLRDSPQAGRQRQNLELVGRNAERIQRLAEALSSFARPSETARRAVDLGRVLDEAVLLSEHEFRSREVQVIRRVQADLPAVWASESQLHHVFLNLLRNAAQAVESRQTAPTCEPGFTGTVQLEAGAESDGFVWVAVIDNGTGIHTDYQDRLFTPFFTTKPRGQGTGLGLYIVKQILDDLGGRIAVHSTVDLGTSFRIHLPRAAEAGRPN